A region of the Mytilus galloprovincialis chromosome 1, xbMytGall1.hap1.1, whole genome shotgun sequence genome:
CGTTGTCACATATATCCCATTCCCTTTGTCAATGATCTGATGATTTGTGTTGTACTATACTATACAAATCAATGTATATGCCTAGTCATTAATACAAAGGCAATGGATATATAGCTTTGCTTTAAAGACTTCGGTTGACAATGATGTCATTTTGCACTTAAAAGTCAACCGATGTTAATAGTTACAATAACAATTACCTAcagaacaaaaaatgaatcatgtTTTATTACTTGGTCATGTCGTGTTATATCTGGAAACTCTTAGGTTTGTTGAGCTCTAGGCCTGTAGATTTTAATAATAGGTCATTGTAAAGACTGggcaatagaccactttcgagtttgtccGTCACCAGAAAAAACTTATCAGTTATGCGTGCCTTTGTGATTTCATTTATTAGATACTATAAGCGTTCATCAAGTGTCTTAGTGATCAtcattgtgcaggatatactagaaataatatttgatCGGTAGGTACTTGATCACAATTCCATTATGACAGCTGTGCTGAAAGacaattatgagaattcaatttgctgaATAATGTGTGCAATTTAGCTATAgctatagttttccaaccacttgcTTAACATTTGAACAGTAGTGACGACACCACTATATGCACGATTGATGTTCACTTAAACCAGTTTTTTGAGCGAAATGCCTGATTGACTAACATGGttggttatattttgtatgttTCCAGGGGTATGGTTAACAGTCACAAGGAGGGAAGGATATATGTCCTGATTGACTATACATGTTTGGTACTTTTTTGTAGGTTTCCAGGGGTATGGTGAACAGTCACAAGGAGGGGGAGGGGGATACATGTCCCCAGGATTTGGCACGCCGAAAGCAGGACAAGATAAGAAGGTAGAAATGAATTAACATTTTAAGTTATTCTCTACTCAACTGTATCAGAAAAGTCACAACAAGGAATTATGAGGTCTTGAGACAAAGTGCATATtaccagtgttctccccaggccgataTGACGCTGCGGTGCCGCAGCGCCTTCATAATATTTTCGAAGATCCCGCAGCGTCTTAATTGTCCGCTGTCCCTTAATACTTGATCCCGCAGCGTcttaattttcacattttcattataaatgttggTTAAAATTGTCAAGTTGCTGATCACCGCTGAGAGGTCGGTCAGTGTTACGCAATAACTGATAATTAGTTTTACCTGAGTCACGCTTATCTCAGCCTTATCGGACTATGTTATCATGTAATAGCGTACATGATCATCAAGAAGATAGATATTTgtagaagaaaatttaaaaaaaaataaaaacttcagtgcagaaattgaagaaatagatcgcaaatacattgtatttacgcattgtgtgtgtgatcacttgaccatttaaataacgaattttttcattggtcgagaagAATCTATTTTAACACGACCAATGAACGTGATGAATACACgtgataaatttgaatacacattgctaaagatatttacgatgaaaattatgaatgagagtatttgtaattgaaaaaaattaaataaactttgattaaagataaagagaagtgatttattttaatataaagtgaaaaaatgttactTGCAAGGTAAATTGTCTCAAACTGTCgtgtttttagaaataaaatgatcATTGAACATCGATCGTAAAATCCCGTTCGTCGGGAAATATGTGACAATCAACACGGGTACGGAATTGCTGCAGCTTCTATATAATGTCACTAGTTGATAATTTCAATGGTCTTAACTTTAAAAAACTTGCAAAGTTTCGTTTATATCTACCTGCCAGAGATAGGTTTTAACAATAATACACACGGAAGCGTAATGTAAAACTACGGAAACTTGTCAGCTGTTCATtataacagacttcccggtgtcctacacgctcccttgggcggtgttgggtggggattgttctggtggtgggatgatattgtaaaggacacatctccattaatccttagggagtgtacatggatccgctgtacccttgcagtcaatcaaggggtgcgtctTAATTGGCAGAATCTCAGTACATAcattaacatatttttgttttaaaaagttgtataacaaatatgatcaaatatcttaaccatattcgattttattaattctgaatgaacatgTTCTCTGCAAATAACAAAAGGGTGACTTCTAAGCAAAAGGCAGATGATGGAAGTAGAAGGTTTTTTTTAGCCTAATGACTTCTAATGAAAAGGGGAATACATCTTCCTCTTCACTGTCAGTATAAGCAGATGTCATTGCTTCTCCTAATCTCAACCTAGCTAAAGTTTTAGCAAGTGATAACAGCAAGCACCATGTTTCTGGTTTCAATGACAAGTGGCTGACTGAGTTTTCATTGCTTACAAATGTTAAAGGGGGTATAAGCAAAAGTTATTGTGAGAGGGGGTTTTCAACCCTAAAGAGGATAAAGACAAAATTGAGGAACAGACTGTCCAACAAAATAACACTATCTCGAAACATTATCTCTAGAAGTAGCAGAGAGTACAGAgatgaatatttgtattttgacttataaataacttttgtgtttaaaatcaatttatttcatatatatacatgtatatattcttgTAATTCATTATTAAATACTCTGCATTATAATTCATATTGCATGTCATGGATTAATGACTGATTGCTTCAGATCTCAAAAGTTCACTCTAAAAAAAGAATTCCGTGCCCTTGAATTTTGCGCCTtaaaaaaatcctggggagaacactgattaCCAGTTTTACATATTtacttcaaaaattaatttaggaagaaaaaaatctatacaaAACTTTCATATAATCATTCTGTAAGATTTTAGTTTAAAACTTTTCGAATCATTAGTTTCAAACGTGCAGTGTAAGTCACAGTCCTAGATGCAGTCTCCTCTAAACAAGATAGACAGTTATGAATGCACATATATTATAAAGCtgaaatacatacatgtagtaaAACATCTGCACATTTCTGTTcgataagatttgatttttacCACTTTAGAATTATACGTAATCTGAACAAATTAAAAAGCCTATGCCTTATGCAATTATTTCTATAATGAACATGTGTAAAGAAGTGTCAAGTTAAAAGAATCACTTATAATTTTATAGTCTGGATACAGAGCACAGAATCTGTTACCAGTGACTGTTGCTGAAGTATTCAATGCCAGTCAAGCTGAAGACAAATTCTTCTCAGGAGAAATAGAGATTTCACAGGTAGGCTAAACTAATCTTTAATGTACTGTAACTTTTTAGGTCCTTAAAATGGAGATTTATATATTGTTCTGACAATGATAATCCATgtatatgggacaacatccctaatgcgcctcgaaatgagaaactcaaaagtcacgtgtaaagaaaaaatctctgtgtagtgatattggacatgtttctatttttaacaaatgactgaacttaattatttgtggtaattaggaaagtagaggaacatagaataaatgtgttaaaactatggagctattgaatgtgttcaaagtattaaattttcaaataacttattgtgttaaaaaggggatattttaccacaaggagccgcatcacaaaaggatgttcagggtttgctaatttacggaaaaagtaatctcactttgtaccccgaaaatttaaccacatatgtgaaaatttCACAGCTTCGAAACTAGCtatcatacatattcaagtttacgatatggactgagccacaggaaaaaacgttaccattactgcctatgtaaaaacaattaaagatattgacccaTATGTATAATGTGTTAGGTTTGATACTGAGGTTAGTAGCCTCATACTTGTTTTTTTAGTGTTAATAAAACAGCAGAAAACTGTTGATAAGTATGTCAAGACCATGGTAAATACTTTTCTGTAGTAAAGTGTAATGAACACTTGGCTAAAAAGTAAAAGCAATATTACACATAgtacaaattaaaaatcaatCGCAACAAACTTTTAAACTATGATCACTTTTCTTATGATACCAttgtaaaaaaagaatgaaaataaaagaaaggaAATTGCTGATGGAGATTTTAAGGTTGAGCCCTTGTAAAAATATGTTcgcaaaataaatacaaaagtgACTTAAATTGATATTTGTGTTTTTAGATTACTATATTGTTAGATTAGTGGTCAACATCAGTAACTAAGTTGTtctttctatttttagattactATGGTTGGATTAGTGACATCAGTTAAAGAATCTCCTACAAGAATAGATTATGAGATTGATGATATGACTGGTCCCCCAATCAGTGTCAAACAGTTTGTTGATAATGATGTAAGTatcagttatcatggttatcaaGTATATATAACTTACAATATAGAGGTACAGTAACTGATTGATTGGGATGCAACTTATATTCAGGTTTTCATGTAGCTCACAATTTAAACTTGTACATTCCTGTTAGTGTTGCTAGCTAGAAAAAGAATAAGAATTATTTTTAGAAGCCTATACTATACTAAAGTTCTTTTGTGGAAaaatgattttaataaaattgagaatagaaatggggaatatgtcaaagagacaacaaacggacaaaagagcagaaaatatTTCTCTTATTAGAATTATTACcaattatcatttgattttttattttgataggaATCCCTTCCAGACGGAGAGAGGGCACAACCTATGAGAGAGAACACATATGTACGAGTATGTGGACATGTACGGTCAATGGGAGGACAAAGAACAATAGCTGCTTTCAGAATGTCACCTATTATGGATATGAATGAACTAACATACCACACATTAGAAGTTGTACACAGTCATCTTATGTTGAATAAATTATCGGTAATAGAATTTGTAGAAACTGTAGGGAAAACAATTGgtttattttgttatcttatagtgGTCACTTCATGTCAGTTAATGGATACTAGAAAACATTCTAAAACTGAAATGGTATGGTTCATTGGACAACAGCTGAAAAAGAACTACTGGAAGTCTGATTATTAACAAATACTAcctaaaaaaactaaaaatatctaTGTAACTATGGTCAAACAAATGCATAAAAGAATAACAAGTATACTATAAagattactgtaaaccaacttatttttacTGAGGAATTTATTTTTAGGACTTTAGTgagtagaaaaatataaatagtcGTGAATAtgtaaatcttgaatctttactTGTTTAAAAACTGCATcaagttaatttgaaaattgtgaaattaaGTAGCAGCATAGTGGACCAGAAAGGGTAAAACAGGAATAATGAATCTGcataaaaaataagtttatttacaaatatacataAAAAGCTCCAATACAAATAAGATTTTTACAAGATACAAAATATTAAGCTGCATTTATTGATCATAGTTAATAactcgtttttagctcacctggcccaaagggccaagaagcttttctcatcactttgcgtccgtcgttgttaacttttacaaaattcttctcctctgaaactactgggccaaattaaaccaaacttggccacaatcatcatttgggtatctagttttaaaaaatgtgtccagtgacccaggcaaccaaccaagatggccaccatggctaaaaatagaacatgggggggAATGCAGTTTTAGggttatatctcaaaaaccaaagcattaagagcaaatctgacatgcgataaagttgtttatcaggtcaaaatctatcttccctgaaattttcagatgaatcggacaacctgttgttaggttgctggccctgaattggtaattttaaggaaatgttgctgtttttggttattatcttgaatattattatagatagagatatactgtaaacggcaataacgttcagcaaagtaagatttacaaataagtcaacatgaccaaaatggtcagttgaccccttaaggagttattgccctttatagtaaatttttaaccatttttagtaaattttagtaatcttttacaaaaatcttctcctctgaaactactgggctaaattcaaccaaacttggctacaatcatcattcaggtatctagttaaaaaaatgtgtccaaggACCTgggcaaccaaccaagatggccaccatggctaaaaatagaatataggggtaaaatgcagtttttggcttaattatagatctcaaaaaccaaagcatttagagaaaatctgacatggggtaaaattgtttatcaggtctatctggttttaaattttcagatgattcggACAACCGTTGTTAAGTTGCTgtccctgaaatggtaattttaaggaaattttgccgtttttggttattatcttgaatgttattatagatagagataaactgtaaacagcaataatgtacagcaaaataagacctaaaaataagtctacatgacctaaatagtcaattgaccccctaaggagttattgtcctttatagtaaatttttaacaattttcataaaatttgtaaatttttactaactttTTCCACTGaaactgtaactactgggccaagtttattatagatagagataattgtaagcagcaagaatgttcagttaagtaagatctacaaacacatcaccatcaccaaaacccATTTTCGTCATGAATCCaactgtgtcctttgtttaatattcacatagaccaaggtgagtgacacaggctctttagagcctctagttattttagATTTAAGTGTTAGTCAGATCTCTAGAAATTACTGTTTTGTTGGTTCTCCCTGACTGCAAGTTCACtcatttctaaaacaaaaagCATTTCTCTTAAAACTGAAATTTGATATATGTTGCTTCAGATAAGTCATTTTCCCACTTGTTCACATGGTTATAAATATTGACTTAGTAGTACATGTAGTAGGAAGTATGATTGtacattcatattttttatttatttacagggTGGCAGTGGAGGAGGAACGACTTATGGAAACAGCATGCAGACAAATAGTGAACAGAATTTTGGAGAAAGCAATGGTGGTGGGGGTGTGGTCAGTGGTTTAAGTTCTGTACAAAACCAGGTTTGTATCAAGTTAGgttttaataaattatatgatGCATATGAGAAGTTAAAATtggtggtaaaaaaaaatgagttttccTACCTATCTTCAACTTTCCCACctaccaaaacacattttatggaCAATTTAGGTTATCACTGTAAAAGTCAATagccttatatatatattgtgtttgtaaagtatttttgaaaaaaaaagagttttacCTTTTTTACCAGGGGGCAGGTAACCAATATATATCTTTTTGCTGCCTAAGTTAGCAAGTTACTTAGTAAAATGTCTGTAACTGAAATTTTACTCTGTAACTTGTCAACAGGTTAAGATTAAGTGACTAAAACTTATTATTGTTTATAAAGGTACATATGTTAATAAGGAGTAACAATACAGAACAAGGagctaaggccaaataaaaatatatgtgtggttccagtaaccctaccgtccctactttttcggcttaaaaatagcctaccctaaagattttattgtcatttttcattaagcactgttaaagtcagaatgatgctcccatagactcaatgtaaaaaaaaacataaataaaaaaaaatccctacctacctaccctaactttttttcagatgtaactggaaccacacatactattttatttggcctaatattAATGTGTGACTAAAACTTATAATTGTTTATAAAGGTACATATGTTAATAAGGAGTAACAATACAGAACAAGGAGCTAATATAAATGATGTATGTCAACAGTTGAGAGGAGTACCTGAAAAAGCTATAAGGTTTGTacaaatatatttagtttatttctAATGCATTGTTTAATATactaaaacacacaaaaaacttCATGATTTTTGGAAGTCCTCTTGCTGCATACTGATAATACTTTGGTTCAGAAACTGCCTCTGTTGTAGTAGTGTGCTCTCTCAAATATGTGAGGTTTTAGGTGTGATCAAAGTCTGGTCAAACCAACTGTTTACTTCTTCACTAAGCATGCTGTACTTTGGAGTAAGAGAAAATCCATTTGTGTTAGGGAATCAGAATAACATGTCTGTGTAGATCAAGTTCAAGGCAAGATTCATCTATAACAAATCATATCCAgttaaaatgttttgtaatgtACGTTAAACAGAAATTCATCATCTTCTAAGTTTAGtaatattaatgataaaaaaataattcagtattaATAATCAGGGCTTTCCCTTGAAATTAaagtagaaggctcaattaaaattataggcggctgtaacatgcgttcggcaaagccggacgcccaccaagcttacagcttggtgacttacggcagggggtctgggggccgctcaaggcatAAATAGAGCttaatcctgcattctcgcaatctcctgtcacctaatttcatctttcaaatgacctttttttatgtatgaatttaaagaaagaaaaaaaaaatctcgaagaaatttctttttttttatgttatagtttttttttttattaccttatTCTTAAAATTCGTTTACTTTTGaaggagttttatttatataataatccggtttgttagaaatcttgatcgatttattttgcataactacgtgcatttgtaaacaaatgacccccttTTCTCTAAAAACTGTTATGCGtattttaaatcatacaattatttctcaagcattgacagaaaattgatatatcctctgattttctcttgTTTTGTAATctgttcaataagtcggatacataaatcatttggaaatgttatttatttgaggcgagtcgacaatattctactttcatttttgatcttgattctctgaacaccacgtgggcttaGAAAAAttaacttcaaaagatactgttttccagattctgaacaatatgatctactacactttctttaatttgactgacATTATTccataagattgtcatcctatctgattgtctgattttaaaagccaaaaaaaagccaacgagttaatgaccatcggaacgtctctattgttatcgttcaatgatcaccggaacgtctctcttgttatctttgaaaagaaacgatgcattctgactttaaatagacaaccaatcagtgacctgaattcatgtgaactatatttagcccaaggtaaatACTGACTTTTCATCCCTTGTTTATCCcgaccgcgactttgcgacaatacTTCTCTCGGCTGgctgtaaacatttaaaaaagatatttttttctttttgaatttatatttttgtcagtgaagtagccggcacttgaagccaccgcAAACAgcggatttccgccggctaccggcttcaatggaaagccctgaatAATTAGAAGACAGTAATATGTAGCACACAACTGGCTGAACACACACTAAAACATGAAAGCAGGTAGAAGCTGGACATATAAACATAGCATTAACAATAATGTGTTGCATTATACAGTAGACATATTGAATATGAAccatttattgtcgagcctgcaacttttgttgcagaaagctcgacatagggatagtgatccggcggcggcggtgttagctaacttcttaaaagctttatattttagaaggtggaagacctggatgcttcatactttgtatatagatacctcatgttacgaagtttccgtcagtcacatgtccaatgtccttgacctcattttcatggttcagtgaccacttgaaaaaaaagttaagattttttgtaatgttgaattctctcttattataagtaataggataactatatttgatatgtgcgtaccttgaaaggtcctcatgtctgtcagacagttttcacttgacctcgacctcatttcatggatcagtgaacaaggttaagttttggtggtcaagtccatatctcagatactacaagcaatagggctagtatattcggtgtatggaaggactgtaaggtgtacatgtccaactggcaggtgtcatctgaccttgacctcattttcatggtttagtggttatagttaaatttttgtgttttggtctgtttttctcatactatatgcaataggtctactatatttgttgtatggaatgattgtaaggtgtacctatctagcgggcagatgtcatgtgaccttgacctcattttcatggttcagtggtcaaagttaagtttttgagttttggtctttttatctaatacaatATGCcgtaggtcatctatatttggtgtatggaaatattttatgatctttatgtcagtcgcgcaggttttatttgaccgtgacctcattttcacggttcattgcacagtgttaagtttctgtgttttggtctatttttcttaaactataagtaataggtcaactatatatgttgtatagaagcattgttagctgtacatgtctgcctggcatggttcatctgaccttgacctcattttcaaggttcattggtctttgtttagttatcttggttaatgttaagtttatgtgacagttgtattaaagcttagctttatacttaggactatcaacataatatcaatgattagtatagaaggcgagacatttcagcgtgtgcactcttgtattatTTGATTTCTTATGAATTTGAAAAGAGGTAGCAATgagacaaaatcaaatgaaatcaaaAGGTTTAGAAAAAACATTTCTGCTGTTTAAGGGTTATGGTGCCCTGTGTTATATATAATTGTCTGACATTTATTTGCTTCTTAATTTTTGGTTTCAGTTTATAGTTGGTGAAATATTTTAGTAGATAAATATAAGTAATTGATCAATTAC
Encoded here:
- the LOC143064878 gene encoding replication protein A 32 kDa subunit-A-like isoform X2, giving the protein MWNNQGGFQGYGEQSQGGGGGYMSPGFGTPKAGQDKKSGYRAQNLLPVTVAEVFNASQAEDKFFSGEIEISQITMVGLVTSVKESPTRIDYEIDDMTGPPISVKQFVDNDESLPDGERAQPMRENTYVRVCGHVRSMGGQRTIAAFRMSPIMDMNELTYHTLEVVHSHLMLNKLSGGSGGGTTYGNSMQTNSEQNFGESNGGGGVVSGLSSVQNQVHMLIRSNNTEQGAKAK
- the LOC143064878 gene encoding replication protein A 32 kDa subunit-A-like isoform X1, with the protein product MWNNQGGFQGYGEQSQGGGGGYMSPGFGTPKAGQDKKSGYRAQNLLPVTVAEVFNASQAEDKFFSGEIEISQITMVGLVTSVKESPTRIDYEIDDMTGPPISVKQFVDNDESLPDGERAQPMRENTYVRVCGHVRSMGGQRTIAAFRMSPIMDMNELTYHTLEVVHSHLMLNKLSGGSGGGTTYGNSMQTNSEQNFGESNGGGGVVSGLSSVQNQVHMLIRSNNTEQGANINDVCQQLRGVPEKAIRDAIEFLSSEGHIYSTIDEDHYKATDS